A genome region from Crossiella equi includes the following:
- a CDS encoding MbtH family protein, translating to MSNPFDNPDGRFLVLVNDEGQHSLWPAFAEVPAGWTVALAETDRESALAYVEANWTDLRPRSLVEATER from the coding sequence ATGAGCAACCCCTTCGACAACCCCGACGGCCGCTTCCTCGTCCTGGTCAACGACGAGGGCCAGCACTCGCTGTGGCCCGCCTTCGCCGAGGTGCCCGCGGGCTGGACCGTCGCCCTGGCCGAGACCGACCGGGAGTCCGCACTGGCCTACGTCGAGGCGAACTGGACCGACCTGCGGCCGCGCAGCCTGGTCGAGGCCACCGAACGCTGA